One genomic segment of Hemiscyllium ocellatum isolate sHemOce1 chromosome 49, sHemOce1.pat.X.cur, whole genome shotgun sequence includes these proteins:
- the LOC132837401 gene encoding histone H2B type 1-M-like, which yields MAEEKKGQVAKKGAKKAVKRAPAKGGRRRKRSRRESYSIYIYKVMKQVHPDTGISSKAMSIMNSFVNDIFERIAGEASRLAHYNKRSTISSREIQTAVRLLLPGELAKHAVSEGTKAVTKYTSSK from the coding sequence ATGGCTGAGGAAAAGAAGGGTCAAGTTGCCAAGAAGGGCGCGAAGAAAGCGGTGAAGAGGGCGCCAGCGAAGGGCGGCAGGAGGAGGAAGCGGTCCAGGAGAGAAAGTTACTCCATCTACATCTACAAAGTGATGAAGCAGGTTCACCCCGACACCGGTATCTCCTCCAAGGCCATGAGCATCATGAACTCGTTCGTCAACGATATTTTCGAGCGTATCGCGGGGGAGGCTTCCCGCCTGGCCCATTACAACAAGCGCAGCACCATCAGCTCCCGGGAGATCCAGACCGCCGTGCGGCTGCTGCTGCCCGGGGAGCTGGCCAAGCACGCCGTGTCGGAGGGCACAAAGGCGGTGACCAAGTACACCAGCTCCAAGTGA
- the LOC132837377 gene encoding late histone H2A.L3-like, with protein sequence MSGRGKGSGKARSKAKSRSSRAGLQFPVGRVHRLLRKGNYAERVGAGAPVYLAAVLEYLTAEILELAGNAARDNKKTRIIPRHLQLAVRNDEELNKLLGGVTIAQGGVLPNIQAVLLPKKTSAAGSAKK encoded by the coding sequence ATGTCTGGAAGaggaaagggcagtgggaaagctCGCTCTAAGGCGAAGTCTCGGTCGTCCCGGGCTGGCCTGCAGTTCCCGGTGGGCCGTGTTCACAGGCTCCTGAGAAAGGGCAACTATGCTGAGCGTGTGGGTGCCGGAGCGCCGGTCTATCTGGCTGCGGTGCTGGAGTATCTGACGGCTGAAATCCTGGAGCTGGCCGGCAACGCGGCCCGGGACAACAAGAAGACCCGCATCATCCCCAGGCACCTGCAGCTGGCCGTGCGCAACGACGAGGAGCTCAACAAGCTGCTGGGAGGGGTGACCATCGCTCAGGGCGGGGTGCTGCCTAATATCCAGGCCGTGCTGCTGCCCAAGAAAACTTCCGCTGCTGGATCTGCTAAAAAGTGA